A single region of the Rhodococcus sp. W8901 genome encodes:
- a CDS encoding nuclear transport factor 2 family protein, whose product MEQQTSTDPRGEIQDLLARIAQLADDGTVEDYLDSFTADAVWESQPNPVTGMVAQLREGVASIEEGVRERRAGGVQGPGTSSRHVITTVSVSLDSDVEASSTAYWLFFRDTTSEPRLAGVGRYDDTHRFEDGRWKLAHRRITVG is encoded by the coding sequence GTGGAGCAGCAGACGAGCACCGATCCCCGCGGTGAGATCCAGGATCTCCTGGCCCGCATCGCGCAGCTCGCCGACGACGGCACCGTCGAGGACTACCTCGACAGCTTCACCGCCGACGCCGTCTGGGAGTCGCAGCCCAACCCGGTGACGGGCATGGTCGCGCAACTCCGCGAGGGCGTCGCGTCGATCGAGGAGGGTGTGCGCGAACGGCGAGCCGGCGGCGTCCAGGGGCCGGGCACGTCGAGTCGGCACGTGATCACGACCGTCTCGGTGTCGCTGGACTCGGACGTCGAGGCGTCGTCGACAGCGTACTGGCTGTTCTTCCGCGACACCACGAGCGAGCCGCGACTCGCGGGCGTCGGGCGATACGACGACACGCACCGGTTCGAGGACGGCCGCTGGAAGCTGGCCCACCGGCGCATCACCGTCGGCTGA
- a CDS encoding class I SAM-dependent methyltransferase: protein MNAQDWDERYSQADMVWGTPPNPVVVEFVTSLPAGRALDLACGEGRHALWLATRGWETTGVDYSKVAIEKAREIAKQSPRSVQQRLHYVCGDITTADVSDYDLVLMIFVHLEPTQRRALVSRVIESLKPDGTLMILGHDAINLTQGVGGPPDPEILYTPEDLKHDLEGRLDVTVAERRYRDVEGGTAIDALLVARRPTLGS, encoded by the coding sequence ATGAACGCACAGGACTGGGACGAACGCTATTCACAGGCCGACATGGTGTGGGGCACGCCGCCGAATCCGGTGGTGGTCGAGTTCGTGACATCGCTGCCCGCCGGGCGGGCCCTGGACCTCGCGTGCGGCGAGGGCCGGCACGCGCTGTGGCTCGCGACGCGGGGCTGGGAGACCACCGGCGTCGACTATTCGAAGGTCGCGATCGAGAAGGCCCGGGAGATCGCGAAGCAGTCACCGCGCTCGGTGCAGCAGCGCCTGCATTACGTCTGCGGCGACATCACGACGGCGGATGTGTCGGACTATGACCTGGTCCTCATGATCTTCGTCCACCTCGAACCGACACAGCGGCGCGCGCTTGTGAGTCGCGTCATCGAATCGCTGAAACCTGACGGAACCCTCATGATTCTCGGCCACGACGCAATCAACCTCACGCAGGGCGTCGGCGGCCCGCCCGATCCCGAAATCCTTTACACCCCTGAAGATCTGAAGCATGATCTGGAAGGACGCCTCGACGTCACGGTGGCCGAACGGCGCTATCGCGACGTCGAGGGCGGGACGGCGATCGACGCGCTCCTCGTCGCCCGCAGGCCCACTCTTGGCAGCTAA
- a CDS encoding acyl-CoA dehydrogenase: MGHYKSNVRDLEFNLFEVLGLDKPLSEGVWGDLDADTVKEMLSEVARLAEGPLAEAFADTDRNPPVFDPEKHEATLPESFKKSFKAMWDAEWYRMGLSEEIGGVPVPRTVVWAIAEMLLGAQPAAFMYQAGPSFADVLFHNGTDEQKQWAATCVERGWGATMVLTEPDAGSDVGAGRTKAIKQDDGSWHIEGVKRFITSATSDDLFENIFHLVLARPEGAGPGTKGLSLFFVPKFHFDFEKNELGDRNGVFVTNVEHKMGLKASTTCELTFGGHDVPAQGWLVGEVHNGIAQMFDVIEHARMMVGTKAISTLSTGYLNARDYAKERVQGSDLTQMTDKTAPRVTITHHPDVRRSLAMQKAYAEGLRAVYLYTAAHQDDAVAALVSGADKETAFRVNDLLLPIVKGVGSERAYQYLTESLQTLGGSGFLQDYPIEQYIRDSKIDSLYEGTTAIQAQDFFFRKIARDRGVALAHVAGEIKKFIDSEAGNGRLKAERALLSTALEDVQGMAAVLTGHLMGAQEQPTELYKVGLGSVRFLMAVGDLLVGWQLLRQSEIAIKALDEGASDKDKPFYEGKVATASFFAKNVLPELTATRNILSHLDNDIMELDEAAF; encoded by the coding sequence ATGGGCCACTACAAGAGCAACGTCCGCGACCTCGAGTTCAACCTGTTCGAGGTACTTGGTCTGGACAAGCCGCTGAGTGAGGGCGTGTGGGGGGATCTCGACGCCGACACCGTCAAGGAGATGCTGTCCGAGGTCGCGCGCCTCGCGGAGGGCCCGCTCGCCGAGGCCTTCGCCGACACCGACCGCAATCCGCCGGTATTCGACCCCGAGAAGCACGAGGCGACCCTGCCGGAGTCCTTCAAGAAGTCGTTCAAGGCGATGTGGGACGCCGAGTGGTACCGCATGGGCCTGAGCGAGGAGATCGGCGGCGTTCCGGTTCCGCGCACGGTGGTGTGGGCCATCGCCGAGATGCTGCTGGGCGCACAGCCCGCCGCGTTCATGTACCAGGCCGGCCCGTCGTTCGCGGACGTGCTCTTCCACAACGGCACGGACGAGCAGAAGCAGTGGGCGGCAACCTGTGTCGAGCGCGGCTGGGGTGCCACCATGGTGCTGACCGAGCCGGACGCCGGTTCCGATGTGGGCGCCGGACGCACCAAGGCCATCAAGCAGGACGACGGCTCCTGGCACATCGAGGGCGTCAAGCGCTTCATCACGTCCGCCACCTCGGACGACCTGTTCGAGAACATCTTCCACCTGGTGCTCGCGCGCCCCGAGGGCGCCGGACCGGGCACCAAGGGCCTGAGCCTGTTCTTCGTCCCGAAGTTCCACTTCGACTTCGAGAAGAACGAGCTCGGCGACCGCAACGGTGTCTTCGTCACCAACGTCGAGCACAAGATGGGCCTCAAGGCGTCCACGACGTGTGAGCTCACGTTCGGCGGCCACGACGTTCCCGCGCAGGGCTGGCTCGTCGGCGAGGTCCACAACGGCATCGCCCAGATGTTCGACGTCATCGAGCACGCTCGAATGATGGTGGGCACCAAGGCCATCTCCACCCTGTCCACCGGCTACCTCAACGCGCGTGACTACGCCAAGGAGCGCGTCCAGGGCTCCGACCTGACGCAGATGACGGACAAGACCGCCCCCCGCGTCACCATCACGCACCACCCGGACGTGCGCCGCAGCCTCGCGATGCAGAAGGCGTACGCCGAGGGCCTGCGCGCGGTGTACCTCTACACCGCCGCGCACCAGGACGACGCGGTCGCCGCGCTGGTCTCCGGCGCCGACAAGGAGACCGCGTTCCGCGTCAACGATCTGCTGCTGCCGATCGTCAAGGGCGTCGGTTCCGAGCGGGCCTACCAGTACCTGACCGAGAGCCTGCAGACCCTCGGCGGCTCCGGCTTCCTGCAGGACTACCCGATCGAGCAGTACATCCGCGACTCGAAGATCGACTCGCTGTACGAGGGCACCACCGCCATCCAGGCGCAGGACTTCTTCTTCCGCAAGATCGCGCGTGACCGCGGCGTCGCCCTGGCCCACGTCGCCGGCGAGATCAAGAAGTTCATCGACAGCGAGGCGGGCAACGGCCGGCTCAAGGCCGAGCGGGCGCTGCTCTCGACCGCCCTCGAGGACGTGCAGGGCATGGCCGCGGTCCTCACCGGGCACCTCATGGGCGCCCAGGAGCAGCCCACCGAGCTGTACAAGGTGGGTCTCGGCTCGGTGCGGTTCCTGATGGCGGTCGGCGACCTGCTGGTCGGCTGGCAGTTGCTGCGTCAGTCCGAGATCGCGATCAAGGCACTCGACGAGGGCGCCTCCGACAAGGACAAGCCGTTCTACGAGGGCAAGGTCGCGACCGCGTCGTTCTTCGCGAAGAACGTGCTGCCCGAGCTGACCGCGACGCGAAACATCCTGTCGCACCTCGACAACGACATCATGGAACTGGACGAGGCCGCGTTCTGA